A single region of the Crocosphaera sp. UHCC 0190 genome encodes:
- the trpD gene encoding anthranilate phosphoribosyltransferase, with the protein MTQDSSNLWPEVLQQLLNQQSLSQPQASQLMQGWLEEAIPPVLSGAILAAIQAKGVSANELAGMAQVLQKQSIPETPINHSQPVIDTCGTGGDGASTFNISTAVAFVAAAAGVKVAKHGNRSASSKVGSADVLEYLGVKLSATPEKVADALKEVGITFLFAPGWHPAMKHVAPLRKTLKIRTIFNLLGPLVNPLRPTGQIIGVYSPQFLSPMAQALNQLGIPQAMVLYGREKLDEAGLGDATDLALLKDGKVRLGEINPSLLGLTAAPLTALKGGNVEENATILTNVLQGKGTQAQEDAVALNASLALQVGNYISWEDHKKGVETAKEILKSGAAWAKLTSLVRFLND; encoded by the coding sequence GTGACTCAAGACTCTTCAAATCTTTGGCCCGAGGTACTACAACAACTGCTTAACCAACAGTCCTTATCCCAACCCCAAGCCTCTCAACTGATGCAAGGATGGTTAGAAGAAGCCATTCCTCCTGTGCTATCTGGGGCTATTTTAGCAGCAATTCAAGCCAAAGGAGTATCTGCTAACGAATTAGCGGGAATGGCTCAAGTCTTGCAAAAACAGTCTATACCAGAAACTCCTATTAATCATAGTCAACCCGTCATTGACACCTGTGGAACCGGAGGAGACGGAGCCTCTACCTTTAATATATCAACTGCCGTCGCCTTTGTCGCTGCTGCTGCCGGGGTAAAAGTCGCCAAACATGGCAACCGTTCCGCATCTAGTAAAGTTGGCTCAGCCGATGTGTTAGAATATTTAGGAGTCAAACTATCAGCAACTCCCGAAAAGGTAGCAGATGCTTTAAAAGAAGTTGGTATTACCTTTTTATTTGCTCCTGGTTGGCATCCGGCGATGAAGCACGTGGCCCCCTTAAGAAAAACCTTAAAAATTCGCACTATTTTTAATTTATTAGGCCCTTTAGTTAACCCATTGCGTCCCACTGGCCAAATTATTGGGGTTTATTCTCCTCAGTTTTTAAGTCCTATGGCCCAAGCTTTAAATCAATTAGGAATTCCCCAAGCAATGGTATTATATGGACGGGAAAAATTAGATGAAGCAGGGTTAGGAGATGCTACAGATTTAGCCTTATTAAAAGATGGCAAAGTGAGATTAGGTGAAATTAACCCTTCACTATTAGGATTAACTGCCGCACCTCTAACCGCTTTAAAAGGCGGAAATGTCGAAGAAAATGCCACAATTCTTACTAATGTTTTACAAGGAAAAGGCACTCAAGCACAAGAAGATGCAGTGGCTTTAAATGCGTCTTTGGCATTGCAAGTGGGAAATTATATCTCTTGGGAAGACCATAAAAAAGGTGTTGAAACTGCCAAGGAAATTCTCAAAAGTGGGGCAGCTTGGGCAAAATTAACCAGCTTAGTTAGATTTTTGAATGATTAA
- a CDS encoding glutaminase — MGQLLTNLNSQQLSHWLTEASQAANKGKLPNYIPLLQQTPPNLLAVCILPINHQINAQGDIDKTFPLMSIIKPFLLFYLLSQLGKEFIFNKVGRDPSNYPFNSLEQLQIDQGFPRNPMINSGAITLASLLLGKDGKTRCQNLQKWLNKQANCNLFLDEFMLNSVQSLPNIRNQSILQELVKQNQINEPEITLDTYNHICCLSGTIIDLARLGLLLVNCPSSLSQENCLIVREIMTTCGLYEASDTFAKKVGFPTKSGVSGAILSLVPEEGAIACYSPALDAEGNSISSLFIIQKIAQFLAS, encoded by the coding sequence ATGGGCCAATTACTAACTAACTTAAATTCTCAACAATTATCACACTGGTTAACTGAAGCATCTCAAGCAGCAAATAAAGGTAAACTCCCTAATTATATCCCTTTATTGCAGCAAACGCCTCCCAATTTATTAGCGGTTTGTATTCTCCCTATCAATCATCAAATTAATGCACAGGGAGACATTGATAAAACTTTCCCTTTGATGAGTATTATCAAGCCTTTTTTATTATTCTATTTACTCTCCCAATTGGGAAAAGAATTTATTTTTAATAAGGTTGGCCGTGACCCCTCTAATTATCCCTTTAATTCTCTTGAACAATTACAGATAGATCAAGGTTTTCCTAGAAATCCGATGATTAATAGTGGGGCCATCACCCTAGCTTCTTTATTGCTTGGAAAAGATGGTAAAACTCGCTGTCAAAATTTACAAAAATGGTTAAATAAACAGGCTAATTGTAATTTATTTTTAGATGAATTCATGTTAAATTCTGTTCAATCTTTACCCAATATTCGTAATCAATCAATTCTGCAAGAATTAGTCAAACAAAACCAAATAAATGAGCCTGAAATTACCTTAGATACTTATAATCACATTTGTTGTCTTTCGGGAACCATTATTGATTTAGCTCGTTTGGGTTTATTATTAGTAAATTGCCCCTCTTCTCTCTCTCAAGAAAATTGTTTGATTGTGAGGGAAATTATGACTACCTGTGGACTCTATGAAGCATCAGACACCTTTGCCAAAAAAGTGGGATTTCCTACCAAATCAGGGGTCAGTGGTGCTATATTATCCTTAGTACCAGAAGAAGGGGCGATCGCTTGTTATAGTCCTGCCCTAGATGCAGAAGGGAACTCAATCTCTAGTTTATTTATTATCCAAAAAATTGCTCAATTTTTAGCTAGTTAA